The Deltaproteobacteria bacterium DNA window GATGTGGTTCACGGTGCGCTTGCAAAGATTCGGCCCGAGCTCGAGCCCCGTCCAGGTGGGCGTTCGAGTACCGCTGTCTTGATGGAGGGAGTGTCTAGCGTCAGACGAGAAAGCCGCGGGTCGTTCCTTGGCATTTATAAGAGAATAATTTAGAATTGTTGCATATTTTGTTCGAGGGAAGAAAATTTTGAAACCCTCCGGCGTCTTTGTCTTGGAAGAGGCCGAACGCTTTCAAGATTCGACAATCATCAAGGAGCGGAGATGAGCGGAAAAAATCATGAGTTGATGGAGCGGAGGAAAAAGGCCGTGCCCCGAGGGGTGTTCAACGTGGTCCCGGCGTTCGTCGAGCGGGCCGAGGGGGCCATCATTATGGATGTGGACGGCCGGGAGTGGATCGATTTCGCCGGTGGAATCGGGGTCATGAACGTGGGACATGGCCATGTCGGGGTGATCAAGGCCGTGCAGGAGCAGGCCGGACGTCTGACCCACTCCTGTTTCCATATCGTTATGTACGAGCAATACGTTGAATTGGCCGAGCGCCTGGCCGCCCTGGCCCCGGGAGACTTTCCCAAGATGGCGGCCTTTTTCACCTCCGGGGCCGAGGCTGTGGAGAACGCGGTCAAGATCGCCCGCTACGCCACAGGCCGGACCGGAGTGGTGGTTTTCGAGAACGGATTCCACGGCCGGACTCTCATGACCATGACCATGACCAGCAAGGTCAAGCCCTACAAGTTCGGGTTCGGGCCCTTTGCCCCGGAAGTCTACCGGATGCCCTATGCCTATTGCTACCGATGCCCGCTGGGACTGTCCTATCCGGGCTGCTCGGTGGCCTGTGCGGAAAAACTCCGGGATTTCTTCATCAGCCACGCCGCGGCCGAACACATCGCCTGCTTGGTGGTGGAGCCGGTGACCGGCGAGGGTGGCTTCCTGACCCCGCCGCCCGAGTATTTCCCAAAGCTCAAGGCCATCTGCGAAGAATTCGGCATCGTCTTTGTGGCCGACGAGGTTCAGAGCGGTGTGGGCCGAACCGGGAGATTTTTTGCCATGGAGCATTGGGGCGTGGCCCCGGACATGATCACCGTGGCTAAGAGCCTAGCCGGCGGCATGCCCCTGTCCGGCGTCGTGGGTCGGGCCGACTTGCTCGACTCGCCCCATGTGGGCGGCATCGGCGGGACCTACGGCGGCAACCCGGTGTCCTGCGCCGC harbors:
- the gabT gene encoding 4-aminobutyrate--2-oxoglutarate transaminase; protein product: MSGKNHELMERRKKAVPRGVFNVVPAFVERAEGAIIMDVDGREWIDFAGGIGVMNVGHGHVGVIKAVQEQAGRLTHSCFHIVMYEQYVELAERLAALAPGDFPKMAAFFTSGAEAVENAVKIARYATGRTGVVVFENGFHGRTLMTMTMTSKVKPYKFGFGPFAPEVYRMPYAYCYRCPLGLSYPGCSVACAEKLRDFFISHAAAEHIACLVVEPVTGEGGFLTPPPEYFPKLKAICEEFGIVFVADEVQSGVGRTGRFFAMEHWGVAPDMITVAKSLAGGMPLSGVVGRADLLDSPHVGGIGGTYGGNPVSCAAALAVLDAFENENLLGRAVELGQRLRTEFESWQEEMPLIGEVRGLGPMLALELVRDRKTREPAGDETRAVVAECREQGLIVLACGNHGNVIRTLMPLVIDDEVLAKGLGILKAALHHISAGRAGS